The following are encoded together in the Pseudomonadota bacterium genome:
- a CDS encoding isocitrate lyase/phosphoenolpyruvate mutase family protein → MSQIEKAAHFAEMHQQDNPVVLYNIWDSGGAKALVEVGAPAVATGSWSIAAAHGFDDGEAMPLHLVLAIVARICDTVEVPVTIDFEGGFASDPGSVAENVRRVLRAGAIGINFEDRIVQGEGLYAIRAQADRIAAIRSMAEAEGVPLFINARTDLFLESDAATHGGHLSEAIDRGDAYRKAGADCLFVPGLTDPQLISDVVARAKMPVNVMMMGDLQSIEDATALGVSRISFGPGPFLKAQADLRARYQQLK, encoded by the coding sequence ATGTCGCAAATTGAAAAGGCCGCGCATTTCGCGGAAATGCACCAGCAAGACAACCCGGTAGTGCTTTACAACATATGGGATTCGGGCGGTGCCAAGGCTTTGGTTGAGGTTGGCGCGCCGGCCGTCGCCACAGGCAGCTGGTCTATCGCAGCAGCGCATGGGTTTGACGATGGCGAAGCCATGCCGCTTCACCTGGTGCTAGCGATCGTTGCGCGGATCTGCGACACCGTCGAGGTGCCGGTTACGATTGACTTTGAAGGCGGATTTGCCAGCGACCCAGGGTCCGTGGCCGAGAACGTTCGGCGCGTCCTGCGCGCGGGAGCCATAGGCATCAACTTTGAAGACCGCATCGTGCAAGGTGAGGGCCTTTACGCCATTCGCGCACAGGCCGATCGGATTGCTGCAATCAGGTCCATGGCGGAAGCGGAGGGCGTTCCACTTTTCATCAACGCGCGCACGGATCTTTTCCTCGAATCCGATGCGGCAACGCACGGCGGGCACCTCTCAGAAGCCATAGATCGCGGAGACGCTTATCGCAAGGCCGGCGCGGATTGCCTGTTTGTGCCCGGGTTGACCGACCCTCAGTTGATTTCCGACGTTGTTGCGCGGGCGAAAATGCCCGTGAACGTTATGATGATGGGCGATCTTCAGTCTATCGAGGACGCAACCGCGCTCGGAGTTTCTCGAATCAGCTTCGGTCCCGGACCGTTCTTGAAGGCGCAAGCTGACCTGAGGGCCCGATACCAGCAGCTTAAATAA